A stretch of the Notolabrus celidotus isolate fNotCel1 chromosome 3, fNotCel1.pri, whole genome shotgun sequence genome encodes the following:
- the LOC117810601 gene encoding high choriolytic enzyme 1-like, whose amino-acid sequence MTSVFRFSALALLLLSACCWADNEQEQDSDLSVSELLERANKNLIRSVDEPTLIEGDIAIDSEAERNADPCTSRGCTWGKWTDGKVYIPYYITNHFSSREAAIITRGLESFSSFSCIRFRPSRSSDRDWLSIESQNGCYSYVGRRGGKQVVSLARRGCLYHGTVQHELLHALGFNHEQTRSDRDNHIRVLLQNVESSMQHNFRKIATLNQGTSYDYNSVMQYHKYAFSKNNQPTMLPIPNSNVSFGNAKEMSRTDIARLNTLYKC is encoded by the exons ATGACGTCTGTTTTCAGGTTCTCCgctctggctctgctgctgttgtctgcCTGCTGTTGGGCTGACAATGAG CAAG AACAGGACTCAGATCTTTCTGTGTCTGAACTTCTGGAGAGAGCTAACAAGAACCTGA TCCGCTCTGTTGATGAACCCACCCTGATCGAAGGAGACATTGCCATCGACTCAGAGGCCGAGAGGAACGCTGACCCCTGCACCAGCCGCGGCTGCACATGGGGCAAGTGGACCGATGGGAAGGTCTACATCCCTTATTACATCACCAACCACTTCT CCTCTCGTGAGGCCGCCATCATCACCCGTGGACTGGAgtccttctcttccttctcctgCATCCGCTTCAGGCCCTCCAGAAGCAGCGACCGCGACTGGCTGAGCATCGAGTCCCAGAACGG aTGTTACTCCTACGTTGGACGTCGTGGTGGAAAGCAGGTGGTGTCTCTGGCTCGTCGCGGTTGTCTGTACCACGGCACCGTTCAGCACGAGCTGCTCCACGCTCTGGGATTCAACCATGAGCAGACCCGCTCTGACAGAGACAACCACATCAGAGTCCTGCTGCAGAACGTCGAGTCTA GTATGCAGCACAACTTCAGGAAGATTGCTACTCTGAACCAGGGAACTAGCTACGACTACAACTCTGTCATGCAGTACCACAA GTACGCCTTCTCCAAGAACAACCAGCCCACCATGCTCCCCATCCCTAACTCCAACGTGTCCTTTGGTAACGCTAAGGAGATGAGTCGCACTGACATCGCCAGGCTTAACACCCTCTACAAGTGTT AA